The Polypterus senegalus isolate Bchr_013 chromosome 1, ASM1683550v1, whole genome shotgun sequence genomic sequence TAACACACCATAcaacacaaaagcaaacttttctTCTCCTCCAGACAAATTGCCacatatttattaaacatttactttttttttcaatgcatGAAATGAAATGGCCTCACATATTTGCTACTGAATGGTGTTGCTTTACTGATGCAATTTATTGGCTTGTGCTTCTGACTTCATTTCTGATGGTTTAATGGTTGGCAGTGTGAAAACCTCACTGCTaacagttatttactgtataataaacagCTTTTAAAAAGTTATACCATAGACCTAAAAGATATTGTTATCATATTTTagggtaaaattctggcaaccacagctACCATTTTTTATCgtaaatttcacattttattttttacagtgtacataCTTGTAGGATAAATATTACAGCCAATCAATGAATAaggaaataagtaaaaataaacataatgagTACATCGGATGGAAGCATTGGATTGGCTGATAcctgtgggcagaaaagacccccagaagcGCTTCTTAGCTCACCGTGTCTGTGGCTAAAACTGCaccaagagagcgcctcctggaggggatgaagGGCATCCTATTTGAGAAGGGGGTCTAACTGCAGCTTGCAATACCTGTATGATACAGGTCAGGTAACGCATACAACGTCAGTCACGAAACGCCGCTTGAGTCAGATTACCCTTCCACAACCCTAATCGTAGCCATTGTGTAACGGGGCCGtacaccgtaaaaaaaaaaaagttacatttacagtaaaaaactggcagctggggtcaccagaattttaccgtaaaaaagaaggtaacaatattttttgctttacagtacactttaaaaataatgttacatttacagtaaaatactggcagctgggttgccagaattttactgtAATTAATAAGGTGAtgatatttttaggtctacagtataattttgtaataaaaccTATTTGCTCTTTGCAACAAATtccaacagaagggaatgtttaaccataaccagaaattcatgttgtgtaataaatatgacaatcaataaacaatatgtattGTCATACATGCaccatttaattatacacattgaaaacaattcaatgtttgAGGAAGTTATGGCACGTTGTCCGGTGGGGAAGTATGGCTTTATTTtatggtgtatggtgtcctacttatcaaatacaacccaccataaatcagcttccataacctcaaaaaccTTCAGCCTGGCGgagaaaaataagtctgctaacttagGTTACGTTTTTTTCCCTGctattcaaaggtatgcggtttaccaggaacaatattgtaaaaaggggcgtgtccttatgcaaatatcgtaaccggttttactgaaacagtgatttaccgttttacattttacggttgtttaccttcactacagttttacactgtaaaattaacagattttttcactataactgtaatgcatcaataaacggtatttagcatgttttgaaggtagaaaaatatcaattttacagaacttggctgtaaaaaataatgaaatgtattgtttaagattttcaggtaattttcagtacaacataaggtaactttccttttttacagaaaaggtcttttaccttcaccatttacagtagttttaccattaaatttactgacattttttacagtgtaatgCTAATGCGATGGGTGTTTCGTAACTGACATTGAAGGCGTTTTGTGATGTTGGGGTATTACATGTCTGACCTCATAGCTACTGCAGTCTGCAATTACACTTTGTTGGACACTCTGTTGTCCAAGTTTGCCCTCTGTCTCTTTTTCACAACATCTTCCAGCGTGTCCAGGGGTTTGCCTTGTGATGGAgctggctttcctgataagtttgatCTTGGTATGATGATAAtaccatatacctgtatataaacaGGCGGCTTTTTGATCGATATAAGTCCTTTTAGATATTAGATTACATTTTATGTGCAGACTGTTATGTTGATGCTGTTGGTAACTCAGCCACAGCTTAAGCAGGTGTGTTCACGTACGTCTGCAGTGGTCCATATATAGTATATCATTGTCACAAAGCAGACAGCATCATTAAAGCTATACTGTATTGGAAGATCCCCCTTTGGGCTTCAGGATTCAGCCAACAAGTGATAGGAGAAGGGCTTGTGTTGGCATTAACTGCAAAAGAAGGGTCTTGCTAAAACTCTCTGGAGGGCTTGGGCACAGCCTGCTCTTAGTTAAAGTGACCAAACACTGACAGAATGATGCTGTACTGCTTTGCCGCATGTGTATGACTTGCACCCGTCACAATGTCTGTACCTCTTTtctatcaatctatggctaacacggtacaacactctactgctataagTGTATTGTCTGCCTTTGAGATGATCTATTCTGCTGTTTAGTGCCTATAGCATTTGATTAATATCATTTTTGATTAACAAGGTCTTATATTACAAGCCTGCAGCATTCACGGTGGGGTTCAAaaacttgatagatagatagatagatagatagatagatagatagatagatagatagatagatagatagatagatagatagatagatagatagatagatagatagatagatagatagatagatagatagatagcagagGCATAGCAAGGGGCAGGCAGAGTTGGCAGTTCGCACcgggcagcacatttttgggtCCGGCATTactggccaaaaggctcagtacaattcatatGTAAGCAGCAgtgttcggaaaaatatcactcatgaatgtaaaaagtaaaattctctgatttttatccacaaatacttcaaaaataattttcagactgtcctcctgtgacggcatcagacacagcagatgaaatttatgaggcaataaggAAGATAATAAACAactcatttacaatttataatttcgtttcgctATCAATCCAAATGCATTCTtcctctgcgcagaaaacatccccacctatcactaaCACAATACTCTGGTTCTGGTTTTGGCagtttatattaaactaataattagaaaacggcttatcagtgtgtctgtactatattcttgtctagttgatgcatATTAATAATTATAGGTGAATAactattgctgtttctctatatatgaaaaaaatctatgcaaaatgtatcttaatttttctctaaacgtcattttaattttctgtttaaataggttaacttattcagatatgttggagggcagcaaattgaaaCACAGCCCAGCCcctatagatagacagatagatagatagatagatagatagatagatagatagatagatagatagatagatgtgaaaggctatatgatagatagatagatagatagatagatagatagatagatagatagatagatagatagatagacagatagatagatagatagatagatagatagatagatagatagatgtgaaaggcgctatatgatagatagatagatagatagatagatagatagatagatagatagatagatagatagatagatagatgtgaaaggcgctatatgatagatagatagatagatagatagatagatagatagatagatactttattaatcagcAGACAAAAGAAATGGACAAATACACATAAGACAAGAATAATCATAAATATTCATATAACAAAGCATTATCTCTTAAGTAAATTAACAAAGTGTTGGTATTACCGGAGGAAGCAATAGAGTAAACAGTCACTCAGGATACTACAAcattaaaatatgaacacatgaagatttatcttcatttaaacagtctCTATACATAAAGAtgatataataaaacaaacaacatgtcatatttatgtttttatttctattgtataaCATAAATCATTATAGATGCAAGTATTGCCCGCAGTTAAAGTAAGTCCGCTCCTACATTTATCACTACTTCCGTACCTCATATTAGAATCACATGCACCAGATCCATACATCCtcagagagcaacttctcccaaacatccaagaacagtttggtgaccaacaaggCCTTTTCCATTATGATGGAACACCGGgccataaagcaaaagtgataactaagtggctcggggaacaaaacatctaAATCTggtgtccatggccaggaaactccccattgagaacttgtggtcaatcctcaagaggcggggagataaacaaaaatccaccaattctgacaaaccccaagcattgattatgcaagaatgggctgtcgtcagtcaggatttggcccggAAGTTaactgacagcctgccagggtgaattgcagagttcttgaagaagaaagaagggtCACACTGCAGATATTGATTCTTTGCATGAACTtaatataattgttaaaaaaaacctttgaaacgtatgaaatgcttgtaattctacttcagtataccatagaaacatcagacaaaaagatctaaaaacactgaaaaagcaaactttgtgaaaattaatatttgtgtcattctcaaatctTTTAGCCACAGCtgtagatctgtaacaggctccatgcagtaaataaccatgaagagATGGTAAAAGATTAGTGAAATTTCAAtaattcatgattttaaaaggactcttgcttcaTGCATTACCTCAAGCTAAGTTCAGGTTTCCTTAATCTGTTTGTGTCCTGCCAGGCAGATTTAAGATTTCAACTTGAAATGCAAAGAACCCTCCTAAGAATTAAAGGGTGCTTCCTTAAGAATGGAGCTACGAGGgatcacacaacccagtaaagggTCATAAAGCGCCAttaaaaaacctgtatttgtaaGAGTGACCTTCAAGACACAcctcaaacatcacacagctgCATGGAGAAGTGGGTTTTCTGGTTGATGTCAGAGACTGAGACAGTTACAGGAAACTGCAGCTATTAGACCAAAGGGGGGACTTGACTTTTTCCAAAAAGTGAAATGGCATTATCTGTTAATTTCTCACTGAATACATTATTACAAAGTACAAACTTTCATTCACCCCCCCCAAGCAGGGTCCAACCCCAGTACATCACCTTTATGTAcagatactttttaaatgcaAATCAATTGTTGATCTGTTCACATacgttaaaaaaacaatattttatgggGTGCACTAACATTTTCACAtaagtgcatatacagtacacaaaaaagtattcagttaaaaaaacggataaataaaaacaaaacaaaaaaagcataaagaaCGGATTTGAGCCGCTGAGCCCCGCCCACAACGACGGATCACCGCAAACGGACGCCAGTAGATCTTACAAAACTCTAAACGGACATGCGGCCGGCTGGGGGTTTCGACCCCCGACCTCTGGATCTGCCGTCTGCACCCGCTTGTAATTTGcattatttcattttagtttttaaggGAACGGTTTCCTGAAAAATTCGCTCTACGGAAATGTCAAGATAAGCTAATCAGGTTGTATGCTTGGGTGCAGGGAGGGCGCGGGCTGGGGGTGGTCGGTTTGTTGCAACGACGCCAGACTATAAATGCGCTCGCTGCAATCCTTACTGCTCGCATTGAGAAAGAGCAGCACGATGGAAGCTTCAGTCGGACACCCTCAGAAGGACGCTAGTGCCCCTCCTTATTACCCTGCTACGGTAGTACAAGTTGAACAGGATCCAACGAGCGTAAAAGACCATGTGTTGTGGTCTCTGTTCAGCTTCGGCTATTTAAATTGTTGCTGCCTTGGACTCGTCGCCTTGTGGTATTCCATTAAAGTAAGTACAATTAAAAtagctttttttgttatttgtctcTGATTTTAGCAGTCAGTCTACGgggttttattttaatgatacttTGTGCGCATGTAGTTTAGGGCGTAATTCGTATAAATTTAATGAGCAGGGGCTAACCCTGGCAGCAtcggagagaagtcaggaagcaGACCTGGCCAAGACGCTCTGGCATGTTAGGATCACGCTTGATCGTTATTGATAATTATAACATTTATATTATTAAGGTTATGGGCGATAAGCAAGCAATTGGAAGTACTTGAAGAAAAGTTACACGAAGACTTGAAGAGTGTGCAAACTTCAAAATGGAGAGGTACAGCTCCGGGATCGTTGTGGCAGCCGCGTCAATCGTGAATGCAGCACTAACGTCCTTTAAAATCAAATACTAACATTGTGCCGTTTTTTCGGCTTGGTCTTTTCTCTAAAGCTATATTCCTTTGTCGCGCTCATTCTTCTCATTGTTAAACCCCTCGGCCGGATCGTGGCATCGGTGCCCTTGTATTTAAATGTCACCTGTGGCTGTCACTCTCTCAAAGGACAGGGATCGTTTTAGTGGTTTGCTTGAATTTTACTCGTCTTCACTATTActtttacattaataaaaaaataataataataacatttcttGTTATTGTAAAAGTCCTCGTGGAAAAATCTACATATGAACCATGTCTTTGATTGAGTTAGGAAATGTACGTGTGCCTCGACATAAACGTTACTATAGGCTCCAAAGGCTACCTTAGAAATTAACATaccacttcattcagtttctgccTCTCGGTCCTTCCTGCTCCTTGTCTAAACCGTTATGAATATTTAGGCACCAGAGCCATCCA encodes the following:
- the LOC120523359 gene encoding dispanin subfamily A member 2b-like yields the protein MEASVGHPQKDASAPPYYPATVVQVEQDPTSVKDHVLWSLFSFGYLNCCCLGLVALWYSIKSRDQKLAKNLTLATGYGASAKRFNIAATVLSVIVFIIVIAIYATTIAAAVSQFKGPH